The Rhodopirellula islandica genome includes a region encoding these proteins:
- a CDS encoding L-serine ammonia-lyase, iron-sulfur-dependent, subunit alpha → MTVSIFNDVIGPVMRGPSSSHCAAALRIGRLARDLVGGDLQHVLIQFDESGSLPATHTSQGSDMGLFGGLLGWEAHDERLPNSRQHLIDNGIAFEFEYGDFGDAHPNTYRLTVCGEQESHTLIAISTGGGMIEVTSIDDFEVSMDGGFDETLVRLDELASSTTIQSLDGGALAQALSADCVHVRTLDNNVMLQIQSSRPLDSTALQTALPWKIIEPMVHLAPVLPIRSRPNATLPFQDCNTLTSQADVDSKPLWKWAVEYEMQRGGLTEREVLDRMIEIVQIARTSIESGLNGTEYADRVLGYQSGGFRDKLQSGQLLDAGALNQIVLYTTAMMEVKSSMGVIIAAPTAGACAALPATCLAMGESLSLSDEEIAKAFLAAGLIGVFIATAWSFAAEVGGCQAEGGSAAAMSAAALVTMAGGTTTQAAGAASMALQNMLGLICDPVANRVEVPCLGKNVIAASNAISCANMCLAGFDPVIPLDETIDAARRVSERMPREHRCTALGGLATTPTSLQIEKRLQQCGTGCGCSGGPAPVQLDAKVPTAT, encoded by the coding sequence ATGACCGTCAGCATCTTCAATGACGTCATCGGCCCAGTGATGCGTGGCCCCAGCAGTTCGCACTGCGCCGCGGCACTCCGCATTGGGCGTCTGGCCCGTGACTTGGTGGGAGGCGATCTCCAGCATGTGCTGATCCAGTTCGACGAATCCGGATCGCTGCCAGCGACCCACACCAGCCAAGGATCTGACATGGGCCTGTTCGGCGGGCTGCTCGGATGGGAAGCCCACGACGAACGCCTGCCCAACTCTCGCCAACACTTGATCGACAATGGCATCGCCTTTGAATTCGAATACGGCGACTTCGGCGACGCTCATCCGAACACTTACCGCCTGACGGTTTGCGGCGAGCAAGAATCACACACCTTGATCGCAATCTCAACCGGCGGGGGAATGATTGAAGTCACCTCAATCGATGACTTCGAGGTCTCCATGGACGGTGGCTTTGACGAGACCCTCGTTCGCCTCGATGAACTCGCCTCCAGCACAACCATTCAGTCGCTCGACGGCGGCGCCCTCGCTCAAGCATTGTCAGCCGATTGCGTTCACGTGCGAACGCTGGACAACAATGTGATGCTGCAGATTCAATCGAGCAGGCCACTCGACTCGACCGCGTTGCAAACCGCCCTGCCCTGGAAAATCATCGAGCCGATGGTGCACCTGGCACCAGTGCTTCCCATCCGCTCGCGCCCCAACGCAACACTCCCGTTCCAAGATTGCAACACACTGACATCGCAAGCCGATGTGGATTCCAAGCCACTTTGGAAATGGGCGGTCGAATATGAAATGCAGCGTGGCGGTTTGACCGAGCGTGAAGTCTTGGACCGCATGATCGAGATCGTCCAGATCGCTCGCACCAGCATTGAGTCCGGCCTGAACGGCACCGAGTACGCCGACCGAGTGCTCGGATACCAGTCCGGCGGTTTTCGCGACAAGTTGCAGTCGGGACAACTGCTTGATGCAGGTGCACTCAACCAAATCGTGCTTTACACCACCGCGATGATGGAAGTGAAAAGCTCAATGGGCGTCATCATTGCCGCCCCCACTGCGGGAGCCTGCGCGGCACTGCCTGCAACCTGCTTGGCGATGGGCGAGTCCCTGTCTCTCTCCGACGAAGAAATCGCCAAAGCGTTTCTGGCGGCCGGTTTGATCGGCGTGTTCATCGCGACCGCTTGGAGCTTCGCTGCCGAAGTCGGCGGATGCCAAGCCGAAGGCGGTTCGGCCGCAGCGATGTCCGCGGCAGCACTGGTCACGATGGCGGGCGGAACCACCACACAGGCCGCCGGCGCCGCATCGATGGCACTGCAAAACATGTTGGGTTTGATTTGCGACCCCGTTGCCAATCGTGTCGAGGTCCCCTGCTTGGGCAAAAACGTGATCGCGGCCAGCAACGCAATCTCATGTGCCAACATGTGCTTGGCTGGATTCGATCCCGTCATTCCACTGGACGAAACCATCGACGCGGCACGCCGAGTTTCCGAACGCATGCCCCGCGAACACCGCTGCACTGCACTGGGCGGCTTGGCAACCACACCGACATCGCTGCAGATCGAAAAACGACTGCAACAATGCGGCACGGGCTGTGGATGCAGCGGCGGCCCCGCACCCGTGCAGTTGGACGCCAAGGTGCCGACGGCAACCTAA